The Ruminococcaceae bacterium R-25 DNA segment GGGTTCTGTTCTTCAATCTGTTTTAATATCTCGGCAAAGCCGTCCCCGTTAAAATTTGACCCTATATGAGTGTCTGCGATGAGGGCGATCCTGACAGGCGGAACATCCTTGTCGGTTGTTATCTGATACTTAGTCTCGAAAACGTTATGAGCAAGATAGTAAGAGATGCACATATAAACGAGAGCAAGCGTGAAAGCTATAGCGCCCGTAACCCAATAAAGCTTACTTTCCTTCTTTTTGGCAGGCCCGTTTTTCTTCTTAGGTATAAGCTTTATTACCACAAAAGCGATTCCATAGATGATAGCCCAGAACAGGAACCAATGGATGAACGGAACGATCCAGAAAAAGGGGCGGATCACACAGAGCAGAGCCAGTATAAGAACCGGTATGGCTGCTTTAAAAAATACTGCCCTCTGTTCCTTCTTTTCGAGAGATTTAAAGTCCTTACCCTTCAAAAGAAGATCTCTTATGTGGGTGTAAAGGAGCCTCATGCCCAGAACCAAAACGCAGAAAATGCCGGCAAAAAGAAACGGTATCAGATACATACTTCACCGTCCTGAAGCAAATATGCAACTCTATTCTTCATCTAAGGGACCTTCTCTCAAAAAACTCAAAGCCAATTATACACCGAGTATTTATTCTTCCAAAACCGTCATTAAAAACGGCCGGTTTTACCCGGCCATCCTAAGTTTCAGCTAATCCTATGCATGTTATTTTTCAAACAAAATAAATCTGCCGCGTTCAAGGCTTTCAAAGGTAACTCCCCCTTTTTGTTGATAATAAGGGCTGTACACTTTCTCAAAATGAATCCCCTGCAGATCCTTATCTATATATTTGAAGCCGTATTCACTGATCTCATCTATCAGCTTTTTATATGTATACTTACACTTCTGTTTATTCTTATCCCTGAAGTTCGACAGGTGGAACGGCAGCACCGCGAGGATGCCGCCTTCCTTCAATGTTCTTTTCGCTTCTTCAACCATCACGAAACGGTGAAGCCCATCATATGGCTTACCTTCGCCATGAAACATATCTGCATAAAGCACCAGATCGAAAGTATTGCCGTCAAATTCATGGCGGCAGTCTTCTCTGCCCATGACTGTGTTAATGCATTTTATATTCTCATTCTTTGCCTTCTCATTGATGTAATCCAGGCACTGCTTGTTAATATCTGCAGCGTAGATCGTGCATTTCTGTTCAAATGCATATGCCGCTGCAAAAGAATAAGTTCCGGCACCGCACCCGTAATCAAGAATGACCGGATCAGGCACATCAAGGATTGACGAAAAGAGCTCTGCACCCTCAGTTTTCTGCCAGTTATCTACATCTTCGAAAATGCTCATATAAAACTCCGATCAATCCTCTATGCAAATATAGATATCCATATACCAGACACCGTCTTTTTCATATTCATGCTCAAAACAACCGATAACATCATCAGTACGTCTCATGCCGATATTGTTATCCTGCAGATAGTCCATGATGATCTTATATCCAGCAGGTATCCTCTCGAAAGGCTGGATCTGCGGATCTTTAACGGTTATCACGGCATATCGGGCCTCACTGTTCTGACAATACTCCACGCCGGAACAATTCGTCTGGAACCCTTCCGGAAGAACGTAAGCTGCCATATATCCGTGAAGTCCGAATCTCATCTGCTGTTCCTGGGAAACACAAGGGAAATCCCACCCCAAGAGCTTTGCGTCAGGATCGGCTGCCAGTAGGCCGCTCTTCTTTCCCCATTCCTTCATGTAGTTCAGCACATCAGCTTCCGGATTCGGTGACACCATCACATAACGGGCCATCCTGAAAGCAGGCACTTTTCGGATCGTTACCTCAGAATAGATCTCATCCTTTAAAGTAATATCTCCTCTGACAAGCGTATCCAGATTGCACGAAAACAGCGTACACATATCAACAAGCTTAGTAAGCTCCGGCGTTACCTCATTAGATTCCCATCTGGATACAGTCTGTCTGCTGACATTCATCTTCTCTGCAAACTGTTCCTGATTCAGCCTGTTTATCTTACGCAAATATTGAATATTACTGCCTAAACTCATATTTGATCTCCTATCTCTTAGAATATTTCCGGCCGAATCGCTGAAAGGATACTATCCTGTTCAACAGCTCGATTATGACACACGGCAATTTACAAGTACACCACTTGCCATGTGCTTTTCGATGAGATTATGACGCACAGGCTTTACATTGCTATTATAAAACTTGAGGCCACAAATCTAGACCTCCAGAATCTCTATCAGGTTTTCAAATAAAAAACGACCGGACATATATCCGATCGTTTATTCTAAATTTAATAAAAAATAGTTGGAAATATGCCTTGCGTTAAGACACCACAAAACCACAAAAAGATTTATGCCGGTTTTTGCCATTTTATGTCTGGCTTTATTCCCTTTTTCACACAATCATCGAGATACAGGTCTATCAGATTCTGGTAAGGAATACCTGTCTCCTCAGCAAGCTTCTTAAAGTAATCTACAGTTGTTGATTTAAGATTAATAGTTACCTGACGCTTTAGCTTTTCTGCATATGGATTCTTTCTGGGATTGAGTTTGGAAATATCATAATTATCTCTCATAATTCTCCACCGCCTTGAACATAGTAATCAGCCTCAGATTTTGTTGCCTTTCGCGCTGAAATGATTCTAATCACTTCTCCCTTGCTTCTATAACAATGACTTACTGTCAGCACTTGAGTTCTTATACTCATTCCAATAATGAGAAACCTTTCTTCATCTTTAGAATGATCCGGATCGTCAAACAAGATAGCATTTTCATCGTAAAAAACAGAACTTGCTTCAGCAAACCCAATTCCGTGCTTTTTAATATTTACTTTGTTTTTGTTTTCATCCCATTCAAATAACATTATACGAGATTTTCCACATCATAATTATATTGTAATTATATTCCATTATCAAGACGTAACTTAACCGAAATATTGTCTTTACAATCGATACAACATAATTTAGTTATCTTCAGTATCAGTTGCTTGTTCGCTTACTTTGATATCGTCATCATCTAAAAACCGCTGTTCGAGAATTGGCCTGTCGTCATATCTAGCGATAATTCTCTCAAACTCTAAATGTCTGACATCAATGTCAACATCCATTTCTGATACAATCTTAGGGTCACCTATCAATTGAAATCCCCGCTTTTCCAAGAATTTCTTTATATGGAAATACCATATCTCAGGCTCGCCCATTTTCCCTCCAAGAGATACCAGCTTATTATCCTTATCAAAGAACCAAGGATTACGTCCGACATTATCAGCTCTATATTCAGGCGGGCAAAAATATTCGCTGAACAACAAATAATCCTTCATGAGCTCTTTTGTCGGCTCTGGTGAAACTGTGAGTTTTTCTAATGCGATCCATAAAACTCCCATAAAAACACTTCCTTTCTTTTTGTTATACCAATGGTATATCGAAGTATACTGTATACCATTGGTATTTTCAATGATATAATCCAAATTAATTCACAAGATCGGAGCATTTTTATGAAGCAGACAATCTTACCTGACAGACTTTTATCCTGCCGCAACAATCTTGGACTGACGCAATCAGAAGCAGCAAAGATTATTGGTATTACACAGCCTGCGTATCAGAGATACGAGGCAGGCGTAAGAGTCCCTTCTTTGCAAGTTGTTAAAGAAATAGCTAAAGCATTCAATGTTTCCACAGCATACTTATACGGGGAAAGCGATCAGGCACTTCCTGATTATTTTGTAATCGACAAGAAAGACAATCAATTACTATTCTCAATAATTGAACAATGCAAAGGCCTTAGCAATAATCAGCTTGAGGAGATATTAAAGAACATCGCCAAAAATAAAAACCCGTAAACGTTATCGTCTACGGGTTGATCCTTTTGGCGGAGACGGAGGGATTCGAACCCTCGTGCCAGTTGCCCAGCAAACGCATTTCGAGTGCGCCCCGTTATGACCACTTCGATACGTCTCCAAACGCGCCTTATTGTAATAGATTAGCTCTGATTATTCAACCAAATATGTAGTGTAACAATGTTACAGTGCGCCAAATCTAATGTTTTTCCTTAATTCTTCCTTGGCATCCTCACCTGCAAGATAGCCTACGAGAGCAAGCCCGAAATCAACTGATGTACCCATAGCCTGGCTAGTGATTATGTTGCCGTTGACTACCACTTTGGAGTCTTCGATGACATTGGCGCCGCCTTCTCTCAATGCTTCCCAGAAACCCGGATTACATGTGGAATCCTTACCGTTAAGAAGTCCGAGACCTGCAAAAACAGTAGGCGCTGCGCAGATAGCAGCGATGCCCTTGCCCTGTTCGTTGAACTTTCCGATCTGTTCTTTCAAGAGCTCACAGGAATTGAGGTTATTTGTTCCCTTAACACCGCCAGGAAGCATTAGGAGGTCGTATTCATCGAAGTTGATATCACCGATAAGCTTGTCAGCCGTGATCTTAACGTTTCTGGAAGCTGTAATTTCGAGTGAATCCATAATGGAAACGACATCAACATCAACCTTGGCTCTTCTCAAAAGGTCAACGGGCGTAATAGCCTCAACCTCTTCACTGCCGTCTGCGATAAATACTGCAACCTTTGCCATATCTTCCTCCGATCCTTAAAGGCCGAAAATGCCCTTAACAAATATCTCGATACCAATGAATATCAGGATGCAACCGCCGATAATAGTGGCGATGCTCGATATCTTGCTGCCGATCTTCTTGCCGAAGATCAACCCTATTAAGCATATCACAAGCGTAACAACGCCGATAATAAAAGATGCGGCAAATGCTCTTAAAACAGAGTAATCGGAGATCGTAAAGCCTACTGAAAGAGCATCTATCGATGTTGCGATACCCTGGACGATAAGTGCTCCCCATGTAAGTTTTACGGGCTTATCCTCCTTGATCTCCTCATCTTTCTTCTTGCCCTTGTGTTCCATTATCCCTTCGATCACCATCTTGCCGCCGATAAAAAGCAGCAGGATAAGCGCGATCCACGGGATAAACTTGCTAAATGAAGTAAAAATGCCCTCGAGAGTCGTTACCAGGAACCAACCGATAAGGGGCATAAGAAACTGCGCTACCGCATAAACGCCCGCAATCTTCAGCATCCTGGTCTTTCTCATGTTGGGCTCTAAGATACCGTTTGCTATGGAAATGGAGAATGCGTCCATTGCAAGGCCTATGCCCAAAAGCACCGAATTGATAATTAACTGAATCACTTTGTTCTGTCCTCTCCGCCCGGGCAAAAAAATAACCCAAGGCCCTTAATGCCTTGAGTCTCGCAATGGAAAGATTAAGCCAGGTGGAACCAGTATGTTGACTTAAACAACGCCAATATAGCGTTTGCTACTCCCTCAATGAAAACGATACTATCAACACAGCGCCGAGTTAGTCAACACTAATATTTATGGGCACATATATCTCAAACGCATTATTTTTCGCGAAAAAAGACAGAAAACCGAGGGTTTTCTATCTCAAACCACAAAAAATCGCCTGTTTAAGACAGAAAAGTCTGTTTATCGTTTATATTATAAATAAGCACATGCGCAAAAAATGTTGTATAATAATCAACCGCACGAAAAGAAACGCTACTTGAAACATCAGGAGGCCAATATGAACGAATACATTAAGCAGATTTCTGACAGAATCAGAGAGCTTAGAGACATCCTTGACTTAACTGCCGAAGAAGTTGCAGCAAACATCGGCGTGAGCACGGAAGAGTATTTAGCATATGAAAATGGCGAAAAGGAGATCCCAATCAGCCTTCTATACAAGGTGGCAAGCGTTTTCAAGGTGGACCCGACTGTCCTTATGACAGGCGACGTTCCGAGAATGGACGACTATACAGTGGTAAGAGGCGGCAACGGAATCAAGGTCGAGCGTTATCCCGGCTATTCCTTCAGTGCCCTTGCATTTAACTACAAGAACAGACAGATGGATCCTATGATCGTTACCCTGTCCAAGTCTGAGACAGCTGAGCTCGTACGCCACGGTGGCCAGGAGTTCAACTATGTGATCGAAGGCGCGATTAAGGTAGTCGTAGGAGACAGAGAATTTACTTTAGAGGCAGGAGATTCCATTTACTTCAATCCTGAAAAGCCTCACGGACAGAGAGCCGTGACGGAGACTGCTAAGTTCCTCACAATTATCAACGAGTGATTTAGCAGTACTACCCCAAGGCAAACTAAATTGAAGTAGAAAAGGAATGTATACCCATGGACTTATTAAACAGATTTGTAAACAGAATTGATTTTGACAGTTATCAGGACTTTAAAGAGAATTTCAAGATAAATGTTCCGGAGGATTTCAACTTCGGATTTGACGTTGTTGATGTATATGCCAAAGAGGACCCTGAGAAGGAAGCACTCATCTGGTGTGATGACGACGGCAACGAGAGACATTTTACATTCAAGGATATAAGCGAGAAGAGCAACCGTGTTGCAAACATGTTCAAGGACTTAGGCATCAAGAAGGGCGACAGAGTCCTCATGATGCTCCGTCAGCGTCCTGAAGTATGGTTCACAATGGTAGGTCTTCATAAGCTCGGCGCTCTGGTAATCCCTGCAACATTCCAGCTTCTTTACCACGACATCGTTTACCGCTGCAATGCGGCAGACGTTAAGATGATCGTATGCGCTGACGACCCGCAGATCATCGAGCACGTTAATAAAGCACGCCCTGACTGCAAGACTGTTCAGTACTGCAGCGTTATCGGCGAGGCACCTGAAGGCTGGAGATCTCTGACAGATGATATCGATAATGCATCTCCTGTTTTCGAGCGCCCCACAGGTGATGAAGCAACACATGCATACGATCCGATGCTGATCTACTTCTCATCCGGTACAACTGGTGAGCCTAAGATGATCCTGCACGACTACACACTGCCTCTTGGCCACATCGTAACAGCCAAGTACTGGCAGCAGGTTTACGACGGATGCAGACACTTAACACAGGCTGACTCCGGCTGGGCAAAGTTTGCTTGGGGCAAGATCTACGGACAGTGGATCTGCGGTGCAGTTAACGTTACTTACGATACACAGAAGTTCAAGGCTGCAAGAATGCTCGAGATTATGGAAAAGCTCAAGCTCAACTCTTTCTGCGGACCTTCCACTATCTACAGATATCTCATTCAGGAAGACCTTACTAAATATGATTTTTCTTCCATCAAACACTGCTCAATGGCAGGCGAGCCTTTGAATCCTGAAGTTTTCTACAAGTGGCAGAAATACACTGGCCTTGAGATCCGCGAAGGATTCGGCCAGACAGAAGGAAGCGTTCTTTTCGCAAACTTCCCCTGGATCGATGTAAAGCCCGGTTCAACAGGTATGCCTACACCTATCTACGACATCCAGCTTCTTGACGACAACGGTGTACCGGTAGAAGACGGTATCGTAGGCAATATCGTTATCAAGAACGCATCTGCAAAGCCTATCGGACTCTTCCGTGAGTACTACAAGAACCCTGAGGCTATGGCTGAACAGTGGCCAGGTGCAGACTACAGCACAGGCGATACAGCATGGAGAGATCCTGAGGGCTACATCTGGTTCGTAGGAAGAAACGATGACGTTATCAAGTGCTCCGGTTACCGTATCGGACCTTTCGAAGTTGAGAGTGCCCTCATGACACACGATGCAGTCCTCGAGTGCGCAGTTACAGCTGTTCCTGATCCTATGAGAGGCCAGGTTGTTAAGGCAACTATCGTCCTCACAAAGGCTTACAAGGAGAAGGCTTCACCCGAGCTCGTAAAAGAACTCCAGAATCATGTAAAGAACGCTACAGCTCCTTACAAGTATCCGAGAGTAATAGAGTTCGTTGATGAGCTTCCCAAGACTACAAGCGGAAAGATCATGCGTACCGCAATAAGAAAGGCTGATGAGGCCAAGTACAGAGAAGCCCAGGCAGCTGCAGCACAACAGCAGGGCTGATCAGAGGAAATCCTCAATAACTATATTTGCAATATCAAGTCCGCTCCGTGTTAACCGGAGCGTTCTTTCTTTGCGCTCTAATAATCCCTTTTCGATATTGCTCCTTACGGCCTGCTCGAAAACATTCTCGAACTCTTTACCGAAGACTTTTTTGAATTCATGCAAAAGGATTCCTTCCGTCGTTCTGAGTCTTAAAAAAGCAACTTCGCGCATCTTATCTTCCGTTGAAAGTTTCTCTTCAACATAGAGTGATTTCAGATTGCTCTCATTGCCCTCTAAAAACGCTTTATAACCTTCAGACGTAATCGTATTTATTTCGTCTATGTAAGCTCTCACATCGTCTCTGTGACCGTATCTGAGATCACCTAAAAAACCATGTGCACCCGCGCCTATCGCAAAGTATTCACATGAATTCCAATAAGATGAATTATGGATGCTCTTAAAGCCCTTTAAAGCGCTGTTGGAAATCTCGTAAGTCTCATAGCCCAATTCATTTAAAAACGCACGCGTACCATGGTACATTTCGCGCTCGAGATCAGGCGAAATATATTCTTCAATTGTTTTGTTATATCTGTCGTAAAAAGCAGTTCCTTCTTCTAACATCAGAGAGTAGGTGCTGATGTGTTTTACGCCAAGTTCACGAAAAGTCTTAATGTCTTTTTTAATGCCATCCATAGTCTCTCCGGGAACACCTGTAATGAGATCAGCAGAGATGTTTGTAAAGCCTGCTGTTCTTATCTTTTCAATCGCTTCTACAGCGCCTTTTGAATCGTGAAGTCTGCCCAATGTTTTGAGCACTTCATCATCTAAAGACTGCACGCCTAACGATATGCGGTTAAAACCCGCCTGAAGGTACTCTGTGAGCTTTCCGGAAGTTACTGAAGACGGATTAACCTCTATCGTTATCTCGGCGTCAGAGGCGATATTAAAGGCCTCTTTTATCACCTTTAAAAGATCTGTTATAAACCTGCTGTCAGGAACGGACGGAGTGCCGCCTCCGAAATACACCGTATCCCTGTTATCGATATCCGTAACAGGATTAGTTCCTGTGGTCTCATCAATGACAGAAGATAACAGCTGAACCTCTTTTACAGCAGCCTTATAGAACGCTTCTGTGCATGAAATATCGGTGACTGAATAGAAATCACAGTAAGGACATTTTCTCGCGCAAAAAGGATTGTGGACGTAGATGTGTCTTGCCATCAGAACTCACGCCTGCGGTAGATCGGAACAGGATTCTTTAATGCCGTAATTAGAGCCATCTTAAATGTATTAAAGCTCGGCGAAACGTTTCTTTGAGGCAGCATATATTTCGAGATGTTCTCAGTCCACAAAGCCTTATAGTGACCGATAGCCGGATATCCGATATCGATAAGTTCTTCCGCGTTTTCGCTTACAGCCCTGCACAGGATCTCCCATGTGCCGCAGACTGAATCCTGCACATAAGAATCGAGTACATCCTTGTTGGTGTCAGGATAAGCTTCGATGATCGCACTCTTATCGCCCAGCACCCATGCTTCTATCTCTTCTGTGCTGATACCTACAACGCTCCTGATGTCAGGCGCGAACTTTGAAGCAACGCTGTATATCTCCTGCCTTAATGCCTGCGGATCCTTATCGTCAGAATCCATAGCGATTATCAAGATGATATCCTTGCCGGCATAGATCTTGTTATAAGCACGGAGCTCAGACGGCAGGAGATCCAAAAGTGAATTTGCAAACTTGGGAGGCTTGGCCGTCATGTCTTTGGGCAGGCTTCCGCAGCCTCTGTGCGGATGAACGTTGACCTGCGCTTTTATTCCTTCGCTCTCTGTAATCCGTTCTGAAAGACGCTCGACTACGATCGCACCGGATTTATCTTCTGAAAGTATCTCGATCAGCATATATTTTCCTTATCACTTATTATCTTCAGGTTTTATATCAAGATATCCGCCATACCAGATAGCGCCCATTCCGACACCCTGACGGAACATCTCCATAACGATCGGATCAGCGCCTGCGCAGCGGATCGTAACATCACCCGAATCTTTTTCAAAGGAACGCTCGAAGATCCATATTTCCTTAGGTGACAGAGTCTCAATTATGTACGGATTATGCGTCGAAAACATGATCTGGCAGTAGCGGTTTTTCATAGTGTACTCGCGCATCTCATCGCTTAAGACATCTACCATGTCGTGATAGAGATCCTTATCCGGAGTCTCGATAAAGATAGTCGATCTGGGATGGTTGTCGCGCAGAAGGAGCAGGTACAAAAAGAGCTTATCAGGGCTCTCTTTCAAAGCCTGCGGAAGATTCTTGCTGCGCTTCATGTTAGGGATCTTTTCCTTGATCTCAGTAGTGATGCGCTCGTATTCTTCTTCGTTCTCCATCTTTATATATTCAAGAACGTTGCCGACGTTGGAACCGGTGCTGTTAAGATGCTTATGTCCGCCCGGCGCGCCACCTTCGTAGTAGTAAGTGCTCTGTTCTTCAGAAGAGAAACTGCAGAAGAACCACTGATAGATCTCTCTATAAAGCAGCACGTAATCTCTGTATCCTGTGATCTTGCCATAAAGACTGAGTGCCGTTAAGTGTTCATCTTCAACACCTATTGTGCTTCCGGAAGAACCGTCTTCGAGATTTACGATAGTGCCTTTTCCCTGCTTAACATCCAATATTGTAAGAGGTTTCTTTTCGCCTTCGATCTCGGCTACTGCGATTACCTTTTCGCTGTCTATAACAGGGCTCTTAAACCTTGATGTGGAAATGGCAAGTTCATACTGGAGAAACTTCGGTTTGCCGGTCTTTATGTCTTCGAGCTTAAAGAAAACCCTGAATACGGAAGGAGAAGTTATATCAGGAGTCATGTTCGCAAAGCCCGGTCTTCCGTAGATAATGGAAGCTACAGCGCAGCCCTGGGTTACCGTATCTTTCAGGAAAGCCATGCATCCCATGAAAGAAGTCTTACCGGTGCTGTTTCTGCCGATAAGCGCATTAAGGCCGCGGAGAGCATTCCCGCTCTCTTTTCCGGAAACATAATCATCTATCAGTATTCCGGCTTTATCCTTATCGAAAACATCGAAGTTTTCTATCTCGATTCCAAGGATCATTGGCTGTTACCTCCTATAAAAAAGCGGCCGCGAAAATCTAACGCGGCCGTCGGTGCTTTCTTAACTTAAAATCTCAAACGTTACCTGAAAAGCAATCACTCGGTCTCGTCAAGAGTGGAGTTGATCTCAGTAAGATTTGTCTGGATCTTGGCGATGTTTTCTGAGAGTGTCTCGTTAACGTTCTCGAGCAAGGACTTAACGTAGATGTGAGCATTTCTTCTTAATTCTTCAGCCTGAGCTTCAGCATTAGCGATGATCTGGGCAGCTTCTTCACGTGCGCCTCTTGTGATCTCGTGATCGTTGACCTTCATGGCATACATACGGTTGGCGTCGTCGATGATCTTCTTATTCTTCTCTCTTGCTGTGCTGATAATATCCTGAGCTCTTGCTACGATATCGTTGGACTGTGCAACTGAAGCAGGAAGATTATTCTTAAGGATCTGAAGTGAATTGATCGTCTCTGTTCTCTCGATAGAGCACTTATCGGAGAAAGGAACGCTCGAAGCATCCTTGACCATATCGATAAGATAGTCGATGTGCTTGATAGCGTCATAGCGCTGTCCGCCCTGATTGAAATTGCTGTTCTCCATTATTAATTCCTTCCTTTCAAAAGTTTTTCCTTAACTTGATCTAAAATCTCGGCAGGCACCATTTTCGAGATGTCGCCGCCATATGAACCGACTTCCTTAACCATCGAAGAACTGATAAGAGACAAGTCGTCCCTGCATGGCAGGAGCACTGCGTCGTAGCCTGAATAAAGCAGGCGGTTTGCAAGTGCGTGCTCTGACTCATATCTGAAGTCAGACTCAGACCTGATTCCTCTTACTGAAGCACAGCATCCGAGCTGCTGGTAAAGATCGACCAAAAGACCGCCCCACGCCATAACTTCAACATTTTCCAGGTTATCATTCTTGAGCGACAGCTTGATGAGTTCAACCCGTTCTTCAGGAGTAAACATCGGAGTTTTCGCAGCATTCTCCATGACTGCAATTACAAGTTTATCACAGAGCCTTGAAGCTCTTCTAGCAATGTCTCTATGTCCTCTTGTAAAGGGATCGAATGTTCCCGGGAAGAGCATTACCTTCAAAACCATTATCCTCCGATATTAATATCCTTAAAAAATGTTAACACTGTAAGCCCATAACTACAAGAACGAACATGCTTTAAACCATTAAGTTCCTCAGGAATCTCACAATCTTTGTCATGCTCTACTATCAGCATACCGTCTTCTTTGAGCATGCCGAAGGTGCTTATGAGCTTTGTAGCCTCGTCAAGCCTTAAAGGCACGTCCTTATAGGGAGGGTCCATGAATATGATATCAAATTTCTCGCCCTCCTGCCCTAAGAGCTCTAATGCCTGGGCTACACTCTTTTTATGGAACCTGATCTCGTCAGAATCTTCCATCCTTATCTTGCTTATATTCTTGGAGATAATGGATGCAGCCTGGCCGCTCCGTTCAACGAGCGTAACGCGCTTTGCGCCGCGGCTTAGTGCCTCAATACCTATCTGTCCGGAACCTGCGAAAAGATCTA contains these protein-coding regions:
- a CDS encoding methyltransferase family protein encodes the protein MSIFEDVDNWQKTEGAELFSSILDVPDPVILDYGCGAGTYSFAAAYAFEQKCTIYAADINKQCLDYINEKAKNENIKCINTVMGREDCRHEFDGNTFDLVLYADMFHGEGKPYDGLHRFVMVEEAKRTLKEGGILAVLPFHLSNFRDKNKQKCKYTYKKLIDEISEYGFKYIDKDLQGIHFEKVYSPYYQQKGGVTFESLERGRFILFEK
- a CDS encoding helix-turn-helix protein encodes the protein MSLGSNIQYLRKINRLNQEQFAEKMNVSRQTVSRWESNEVTPELTKLVDMCTLFSCNLDTLVRGDITLKDEIYSEVTIRKVPAFRMARYVMVSPNPEADVLNYMKEWGKKSGLLAADPDAKLLGWDFPCVSQEQQMRFGLHGYMAAYVLPEGFQTNCSGVEYCQNSEARYAVITVKDPQIQPFERIPAGYKIIMDYLQDNNIGMRRTDDVIGCFEHEYEKDGVWYMDIYICIED
- a CDS encoding helix-turn-helix protein; translated protein: MKQTILPDRLLSCRNNLGLTQSEAAKIIGITQPAYQRYEAGVRVPSLQVVKEIAKAFNVSTAYLYGESDQALPDYFVIDKKDNQLLFSIIEQCKGLSNNQLEEILKNIAKNKNP
- a CDS encoding 4-methyl-5(b-hydroxyethyl)-thiazole monophosphate biosynthesis, with translation MAKVAVFIADGSEEVEAITPVDLLRRAKVDVDVVSIMDSLEITASRNVKITADKLIGDINFDEYDLLMLPGGVKGTNNLNSCELLKEQIGKFNEQGKGIAAICAAPTVFAGLGLLNGKDSTCNPGFWEALREGGANVIEDSKVVVNGNIITSQAMGTSVDFGLALVGYLAGEDAKEELRKNIRFGAL
- a CDS encoding putative Mn2+ efflux pump MntP is translated as MIQLIINSVLLGIGLAMDAFSISIANGILEPNMRKTRMLKIAGVYAVAQFLMPLIGWFLVTTLEGIFTSFSKFIPWIALILLLFIGGKMVIEGIMEHKGKKKDEEIKEDKPVKLTWGALIVQGIATSIDALSVGFTISDYSVLRAFAASFIIGVVTLVICLIGLIFGKKIGSKISSIATIIGGCILIFIGIEIFVKGIFGL
- a CDS encoding XRE family transcriptional regulator — encoded protein: MNEYIKQISDRIRELRDILDLTAEEVAANIGVSTEEYLAYENGEKEIPISLLYKVASVFKVDPTVLMTGDVPRMDDYTVVRGGNGIKVERYPGYSFSALAFNYKNRQMDPMIVTLSKSETAELVRHGGQEFNYVIEGAIKVVVGDREFTLEAGDSIYFNPEKPHGQRAVTETAKFLTIINE
- a CDS encoding acetyl-CoA synthetase, which codes for MDLLNRFVNRIDFDSYQDFKENFKINVPEDFNFGFDVVDVYAKEDPEKEALIWCDDDGNERHFTFKDISEKSNRVANMFKDLGIKKGDRVLMMLRQRPEVWFTMVGLHKLGALVIPATFQLLYHDIVYRCNAADVKMIVCADDPQIIEHVNKARPDCKTVQYCSVIGEAPEGWRSLTDDIDNASPVFERPTGDEATHAYDPMLIYFSSGTTGEPKMILHDYTLPLGHIVTAKYWQQVYDGCRHLTQADSGWAKFAWGKIYGQWICGAVNVTYDTQKFKAARMLEIMEKLKLNSFCGPSTIYRYLIQEDLTKYDFSSIKHCSMAGEPLNPEVFYKWQKYTGLEIREGFGQTEGSVLFANFPWIDVKPGSTGMPTPIYDIQLLDDNGVPVEDGIVGNIVIKNASAKPIGLFREYYKNPEAMAEQWPGADYSTGDTAWRDPEGYIWFVGRNDDVIKCSGYRIGPFEVESALMTHDAVLECAVTAVPDPMRGQVVKATIVLTKAYKEKASPELVKELQNHVKNATAPYKYPRVIEFVDELPKTTSGKIMRTAIRKADEAKYREAQAAAAQQQG
- a CDS encoding oxygen-independent coproporphyrinogen-3 oxidase; protein product: MARHIYVHNPFCARKCPYCDFYSVTDISCTEAFYKAAVKEVQLLSSVIDETTGTNPVTDIDNRDTVYFGGGTPSVPDSRFITDLLKVIKEAFNIASDAEITIEVNPSSVTSGKLTEYLQAGFNRISLGVQSLDDEVLKTLGRLHDSKGAVEAIEKIRTAGFTNISADLITGVPGETMDGIKKDIKTFRELGVKHISTYSLMLEEGTAFYDRYNKTIEEYISPDLEREMYHGTRAFLNELGYETYEISNSALKGFKSIHNSSYWNSCEYFAIGAGAHGFLGDLRYGHRDDVRAYIDEINTITSEGYKAFLEGNESNLKSLYVEEKLSTEDKMREVAFLRLRTTEGILLHEFKKVFGKEFENVFEQAVRSNIEKGLLERKERTLRLTRSGLDIANIVIEDFL
- a CDS encoding putative ATPase, which encodes MILGIEIENFDVFDKDKAGILIDDYVSGKESGNALRGLNALIGRNSTGKTSFMGCMAFLKDTVTQGCAVASIIYGRPGFANMTPDITSPSVFRVFFKLEDIKTGKPKFLQYELAISTSRFKSPVIDSEKVIAVAEIEGEKKPLTILDVKQGKGTIVNLEDGSSGSTIGVEDEHLTALSLYGKITGYRDYVLLYREIYQWFFCSFSSEEQSTYYYEGGAPGGHKHLNSTGSNVGNVLEYIKMENEEEYERITTEIKEKIPNMKRSKNLPQALKESPDKLFLYLLLLRDNHPRSTIFIETPDKDLYHDMVDVLSDEMREYTMKNRYCQIMFSTHNPYIIETLSPKEIWIFERSFEKDSGDVTIRCAGADPIVMEMFRQGVGMGAIWYGGYLDIKPEDNK
- a CDS encoding phosphopantetheine adenylyltransferase; protein product: MKVMLFPGTFDPFTRGHRDIARRASRLCDKLVIAVMENAAKTPMFTPEERVELIKLSLKNDNLENVEVMAWGGLLVDLYQQLGCCASVRGIRSESDFRYESEHALANRLLYSGYDAVLLPCRDDLSLISSSMVKEVGSYGGDISKMVPAEILDQVKEKLLKGRN